Genomic segment of Vibrio celticus:
TCAAGTAGCTCTGTTCTCTCAGTTGGTCCCAACATTTTTCATTGGCTACCGCTGTCCCTAGCATCACATCAGAGTGACCAACGATGTATTTAGTCGCTGCTTGGATAGAGATATCAACACCGAATTCAAACGGTGAGAAGTTAACACCGGCTGCCCATGTGTTGTCTAACATAACAATGATGTCATGTTCATGAGCAATACGCGCAAGCGTTGGAATGTCTTGAACTTCCATGGTGACTGAACCCGGAGACTCGGTAAATAGAACCTTAGTGTTTGGCTTAATAAGGTCTTGGATGCCTTCACCAATCGTTGGCTCGTAGTAAGTCGTTTCTACGCCCATCTTCTTCATGATGGTGTCACAGAAATCACGCGTCGGTTCGTAGCATGTATCGACCATCAGAATATGGTCACCAGTTTCTACAAAAGAGAGGATGGCATTAGAAATGGCGGCCGTACCACAAGGGTAGAGCGCACAGCCAGCGCCGCCTTCCACTTCAACCATGGCATCTTGGAAAGCGAAATGAGTGTTGGTTCCACGACGTCCGTAAAAAAGCGTTTTGTTAGCGCGATTAATCGTAGCCTTGCGCTTTTCTTCTACTGAGTTGAACACGACAGTTGAAGCGCGCTGCACTGGTGGGTTAACGACACCATTGGTCCACTTCTTATCACGACCTGCAGTGATCAGCTTAGTGGTTTTGTTCTCGGACATGCTGTGAATTCCTTATCAATCGGTTATGTCCTATTTAAAACATGCCAATAGCCTTCAAAGCAAGAGTGAGGCGGGAGTTTTTATGCTTTTCTTTTGCTTTTTAACCTTTCACGTCGTTTATCGTGAAAGGTTAAAAATCAGATAGTCAGTGAGAGATGAGTCGGCATGGACCCATTGATTGGATTACAGCAGTGGATTGAACAGATAGAACAATCTTTCGAAGAAGCGGTTACGCAGGTTTCTCTGCTCCCACTGCTCGAGTTCTACTGGGTGCGATGACTCGATGTAAGATTGCTGAAGTTCAGATAGCTGCTGAGTGAAGTGCACATCGTCAACGGCTAGCGTCACTTCGAAGTTAAGCCATAAACTGCGCATGTCGATATTGACCGTTCCGATTAAACAAAACTCTTCATCAATCACTACTGACTTAGTGTGAAGAAGTCCACCGTAAAACTCGTAAATCTTCACGCCAGCTTCAAGCAGTTCAGTATAAAACGCGCGTGAGGCCCACTTAACCATCAATGAATCGTTGTTATGTGGGATGATCAGTTCTACGTTTACACCGCGTTGCGCTGTCATTTTGAGTGTTTCTAATAAATCGGCACTCGGTACAAAGTAGGGGGTTGTGATACGAACTGAATGGTTTGCTTGATTAATCGCAATGGTCAGAACTTGTAGGATCAAATATTCCGGCATGCCCGGGCCTGATGGTACTACCTGAACAGGGTGATGCGTCATAACCTCTTCAACAGGACACTCTGGTAAATCAGGAAGGATTCGTTCACCTGTTTCCACTTCCCAATCCCAACCATGAATGGCCGACAGCACATTAACGGTAGGGCCAGTTACACGAACCATTACGTCAATCCACTGACCCACACCTGAACTCTGTTTGAAGTGAGCAGGATCAACCATGTTCATTGAACCGGTATAAGCAATGGTTTCATCAATCACAATGATTTTACGGTGCTGCCTTAGATCTAGGCGGCGTATCAAAATACGCCAAGGGCTAACCTCTAGTGCTTGTACAACTTGCACACCGGCGTCTTTCATCATTGAACGCCAGTGGCTTTTGAAAAAGCGTGGGCTACCTGCAGAGTCAAGCAAGACTTTAACATCCACGCCACGTTTCGCAGCTTGAATGAGTGCGGAAGCAACCGAATCCGTTAAGCCTCCAGGGTGCCAAATATAGAAAACCATCTTGATACTGGTTTGGGCGTTTTCTATATCTTCAATAATTGCGTGTAAGATCTCATTGGGAGACGCTTGCAGTGAAAGTGTGTTTCCGCTGAGTGCAGGAATGCCCATTCGATTATTACAAAGTTCATCGATCTTGTGGATAGGGGAGCCAACCTTTCCTGGCAGGTGGAGCTGGCAATCATCTAGTTTTCGGAACCAATCACCAAACGGAGTAAACATGCGGTGAGCGCGCTCAGCCCTTTTTCTGCCTAGGTTTAGCTCTCCAAAAAGGAAGTAACAAGCGACACCTACAATTGGGATAATGTAGATAACCATCAACCACGCGAGAGAAACGCTGACAGAGCGTCGTTTTAGTACGACACGGAAAGTCACACCGGCTACAAGCACCCAGTACAAAGCGACAGAGGCTAAAGTTAAAAAATGGTAGAGCTTTTCCACATTGAATACTCGAAAAAAGAGACACTTAGATAATAATGCTATTTTGCGGATATGGGAATTTAAGGAATCAACTATTTACAAATTAGAGCTAAAGCTGTAAACAGGTAATAGTTGTTAAGTTTTGGTTAACTTAAGACGAAAACGATTGTTTTGTATGAAAAGGCGGCATTTAACCATAAAAATTTACATTGGTAACGAAATATGTACGGTTCGGGCTTCCAATTTTATTCTTAAACTGGTTTACTTGCCAGATAACGAGCGTCAATCAAATCTTTTAGGTGTGTAAATTTTTTTATACGCCTTATCTTTTAAAGACGCCACCCAAAGCAAAACACAACATCACATAACACAAAAGTTTGGAGTACACGTGGCTACTAGTAATACAACCACAACACCCCGCGATACCTGGGGTTCGAAGTTAGGATTCGTAATGGCTGCAGCAGGTTCTGCTGTTGGTCTAGGTAACATTTGGAAATTCCCTTACACAGCAGGCGAAAGTGGCGGCGGTGCATTCGTTGCAATTTACCTGTTTTTTGTAATCTTCATCGGTTTCAGTGTAATGCTGACTGAATTTGCGATTGGCCGTCATACGCAAAAATCAGCAGTAGGTGCATTCAAAACAACTGACCGTCGTTGGACGTTCGCTGGTGTTATCGGCGTAGTCAGTGGTCTACTTATCATGGGTTTCTACCCTGTAGTTGGTGGCTGGTCTATCGCATACATCGGTAAGATTGCTGGTGGTCTACTAGATGCACCTGAAGCAATCGGTGACAGCTTCGGTGGCTTTATCTCAAACCCAGTTCAACCACTTATGTGGATGGGCTTATACCTACTACTTAACATTGTTATTGTTATGAAGGGTATCTCTGGTGGTATTGAGAAAGCGGGTAAGATCCTGATGCCACTTCTTTTCATTATCCTTATCGTGGTATCAATCAAAGGCATCATGCTTCCGGGCGCGATGGCTGGTCTTGAATTCCTATTCAGCCCTGATTTCTCTAAAGTAGACAGCGGTGTAATCCTAGCTGCACTAGGTCAAGCATTCTTCTCACTATCTCTTGGTATGGGTTGTATGTTGACTTACGGTTCTTACCTTAAGAAGAAAGAGAACCTAGTTCAAACTACGGCTATGGTTACGGCAATGGATACAGGTGTTGCTATCCTAGCTGGTGTTGCAATGTTCCCTGCAATGTTCGCATTCGGTATGGAGCCTGCAGCTGGTCCTGGTCTAGTATTCGTTGTTGTTCCTCAGCTATTCGCTGAAATGGGCGGCGTAGTTGGTCTTCTGTTCGCTCTAATGTTCTTCGTTGGTCTGAGTGTTGCGGCACTGACTTCTTCAGTATCTCTACTTGAAGTTGTGGTTTCTTACCTAATCGATGAGAAAGGCATGAAGCGTGTGACTGCAGTACTGTCTGCAAGTGTAGTAATGGCGATTCTATGTATCTTCGCTTCTCTATCACTTGGTGGCTTCGGTCCTACACTGTTCGGTACTGGCGCATTCGACATCTTCGACCTACTAACTGATAAGATCTTCCTAGCCGTTGGCGGTATGTTGGTATGTATCTTCGCTGGTTGGAGACTAAACCGTGCTGACCTTGAGAAAGAAATCACTAACGACGGTGAAGTATCTTTCCCTCTATTCGGCCTATGGTACACACTAGTTAAGTACATCATCCCAGTAGCTATCGCTATCGTAGCGTTCATGGGTATCTCTTCTGGCTTCGACAGCGGTAAAGGTGCAATCATGCTACTAGGTATTGGTATTATTGCTGGCTCTGCGGTCATCTCTAAGAAGCTATAGTTCTAAGAAACTAAAGCTCTTAGACGATACAATCGCGAGTTAAAGTAAGTTAAGAAACGGGAGCCATTGGCTCCCGTTTTTTTGTTTTAAATACTTAATTCTTATCGAAAAATAAAAGTTATGCATTCACTAAAGTTATCCGTTTGCTAGCCGATATATTTATTGGTTAGGGCTGTTCAGTCCGTATTTAATTTAGGTAGGTGTTGTGTGAAATTATCGGTGAGAAAGAAACTGTATGCCGGTTTTGGCTCTATATTGGCGGTGCTTGTCACGTTAGTCAGTATTGTGTGGATAGAAGTTATTGGCGCCCATAAAAGTGCTGATGAGATCAGAATGGACGATGTACCGGGCACTGTTACCTATCTTGTTCTGATAGATGAAGCAGGGGATGTCTACCGAGATGCGTTGGGTGCGATCATTCAGGCTGATAACGCGCTGAACGATTATCGAACCAATAAGAAGGAATTTGCTCAAGCTATCGAGCAGGCGAAGCGTTTGGAGAGTAGAGGTTCGGAAGACCACCGCCGTATTCAGCGAATTGAAGACCTGATGGGGCGTTTCACTCAAGAGTTTGAATCAAAGCTAGTGCCGAAGATCAATGATGAAGCTGCGCTACTAGCCAACATTCAACAGCTACGATCTTTGTATGAGAGCAATCTCATCCCTATTGAAAACTTACTGGATCAAGCGTCAGCAAGTGAGCGTGCAGATACAGAACAGTCACTACTGACACTAACCGATACGTTTACCACCATCGAACGTACCATCATGGTGTTGTCTGCTATTGCGATTGTCTTTGGTTGTGTGATTGCGTATCTACTATCTAGCTCTATTACCAATCGTCTGACTCGTGTTGAACAAGTTGCGCGACGCGTGGCAAATGGGGACCTTACCGCTGGAGATATTGTTGATGATTCTGGCGATGAACTGGCCGATCTTGCTACGTCGATTAACCAGATGCAGAAATCTTTGGTCGACCTATTGGGTTCAATCTCTTCTGTGACGAACCAAGTTCAATCGGTGACCGGTGAGCTATCATCAATCAGTAAAGACATCGTTTCTGGTGCCTCTGCGCAAGCTGATAAAGCTAACCTGATTGCGACTGCCGCAGAAGAGCTAAGCTTGACCATTTCTGAAGTCGCTCAGCAAGGTACTTCTACTTATGAAGAGGCGCGTCGCTCAGAAACGTCAGCAGAAGATGGTCGCAACGTGATTGTTGAGATGGTGGCGAGTATTCAACAAGTGTCGACTCAAATGAGTGACATGTCGCTACAGATGAACACGCTGGGTTCGCATGGTGAGCAGATTGGTAGCGTTATTAAGGTAATCGAAGACATTGCTGAGCAAACCAACCTGTTAGCTCTTAACGCTGCCATTGAAGCGGCACGTGCTGGCGAGTTTGGACGTGGCTTTGCGGTGGTTGCCGATGAAGTACGCGCGTTAGCAGAAAGAACAACCAAAGCGACACAAGAAGTCTCGGGCATCATTCAATCGATTCAATCGGGCACTCAAGAAGCGGTAACTTACACTCAAGACAACTGTCGTTTAGTTGAGATTGGTGTCGAGCAAAGCTCAGGTGCTGTTTCTGCGCTAGAGGCGATTGTGAGCGGTGCGGGCAATGTACAAAGCATGGTTAACTCGATTGCGACTGCGGCAGAAGAACAGACAGCGGTGACCAAAGAAATTGCAGCGGACATTACCGCGATTAGCGATATCTCTGAGCAATCTCTGCAGCTAGCAACTCGTAGCTCTGAAAATACATCAGGCTTGAACGCTAAGGTTGCTGAGCTAGAAGCATTAGTCGGTAAGTTTAAACTGGCGTAAAGCGGTGGCTTGGTTCTATTTAGCGAGTGGTAATCGAGTAAAGACCAAGCACTGATCGCTTGTTGCTGAAAAGAAGCCCAACGATTCAATGTTTATTGAGTGAGTTGGGCTTTTTCGTAGCTGGAATCTGGGTTCAGACGCGGTATACTCCACCTTCTACAATGGAGCTAGCCTTTACATGTTCGATATTCTTCTGAACCACTCTGATTTTTTACTTATCAATAAGCATCCTGGAGTCAGCGTCCACAAAGACGATGGCGATACCATGTTGCTTCAAGAAGTTGCTAAGGCAATTAATGAGCCTAAGCTGTATCTCGTTCATCGACTTGATAAAATGACCTCGGGCATTCTGCTGCTGGCAAAAAATGCGTCGGCAGCGAGCGAGCTTTCACAGCTATTTGCAAAGCGTGAAGTAGAGAAATACTACCTTGCGATCGGTTCTAAGAAGCCAAAGAAAAAGCAAGGTTTGATCTCAGGAGACATGGAGCGTTCACGACGCTCAAGTTGGAAACTTCTGACATCCAAAGAGAACCCTGCGATTACTCAGTTTTTATCAGCAACGGCTGAACCCGGTGAGCGTTTGCTGTTATGCAAACCCTATACGGGGCGAACTCACCAGATCCGTGTCGCGATGAAGTCGATCGGCTCAGCCATTGTTGGTGACCCTATTTATAATCCATCGAGTGAGGCTGACAGAGGTTATCTGCATGCCTTCGCGATTCGATTTACCTATCAATCACAAGCCTACGAATATGTCTGTGACCCAAGGAGCTTAGACTCTTTGGGAGAGAAGTGGCATCAAGAAACCGTGTCGAACGGTTTGGACAGTTGGCTTGAACCTTGGTCATTAACTTGGCCAAAGCTAAACACTAAGTGAGTGAAATAATGGAAGCATCAGCTTTACCTCTGTTTTTTAGTCATATTGAACAGCAACTTAATGAAGTACCAAACGAGCTACGCCGTATTTTCCACGGGCGCGGTAAGTTTTGGCCTGGTCTAGAGCAACTGACATGTGACTGGGTTGATGGACAACTACTGGTTAACGTGTTTAAAGAAGTAGACGATGAATTCTTGTCATCTCTAAAAGCTGGATTGGTTGAACTCACCAACAAAGATATCTGGCAATCAAAGCAGGGCACAAGCATTGTTCTACAACACCGTTATGCCGATGGCGCGCCTTCAGAGGTTCTATGGGGCGAGTTGAATGACTCTCCGGTTGTGGTTGAGCACGGTCTTAAGTACCAATTAGACATTGGCCGCAATCAGAACTTCGGTTTGTTCCTAGACATGCGTAATGGTCGTCAGTGGGTACAAGATAATGCTAAGGATAAGAACGTTCTTAACCTGTTCGCATACACTTGTGGTTTCTCTGTCGCGGCTATCGCTGGTGGCGCTCGTCAATGCATGAACGTGGACATGTCACGTGGCTCGCTAAACAAAGGCCGCGATAACCACCGTCTGAATGATCACGATATGCGCTCGGTTAACTTCCTTGGCTACGATATCTTTAAGTCGTGGGGAAAAATCAAGAAGGGCGGCCCTTACGAGCTAGTGATCATCGATCCACCTTCGTTCCAAAAAGGCAGCTTTGCTCTAACCAAAGATTACAAAAAGATCTTACGTCGTTTGCCTGAACTTCTAACTGAAGGCGGTGAAGTGATTGCTTGTGTGAATTCACCAGCAGTATCGCCAAACTTCCTGATTGAGACGATGTCAGAAGAAGCACCAAGCGTTGAATTCATTGAGCGTCTAGACAACCCGCCTGAGTTTGTCGATGTCGACCTTGATTCAAGCTTGAAGGTTCTGAGATTTAAAATTAACGCTTCTGCAGATGCCTAATTAGGTTTAAGTATTAGCTAGAATATAACAACGCCGCTCATCTGAGCGGCGTTTTTGTTTATGAGGAATACGGAACTAATACTAGGTGGTTTGATTCTTGAGCGTCTGGAACCCAAAATAAATACGCATGAACGTGGTTAGCCAACAAGCTGCACCAAAGGTGTAAGCGATAACCGCAAAGTGTTGAGGCCAAATACAGAACGCGATGAAACAAGCGATGGTTTCAGTGCCTTCGGTTAGCCCTGACATGTAGTACAGAGACTTATGCTTATAGACTGGGTTTTCGATGCCTCGCTTGCCTGCCATAACAGCAAACGCTAAAAAGCTGCTGCCTGTGCCGATAAAAGAGAAGATCAAAAATGCACCGGCAATGGCGTTATGTTCTGGGTTGGCAATGACAAATCCAAAAGGGATCAACGAGTAGAATAGGAAATCTAGGCTGATGTCGAGGAAACCACCCGCATCACTAATGCCTTGGATTCGAGCCAAGGCTCCATCAAGCCCATCACACACTCTGTTGAATACAATGAAGCCTAACGCCCACTCGTATTGCTGAAATGCTAGCGCTGGAAATGCTAAACACCCAACCAGAAATCCGAATAACGTGGTTTGATTGGCCGTGATACCCAATTGGTTCAGTAACTTAGCCGATTGATTTAATGGCCACTTAATGACTTTGATGGAGTACTTATCCAGCATGGTTACTTCTCCATGGCCAAGACAGTACTTCTGCCCCTTGAGGTACATCGGCTTCGTCGTGCGTGACCATTAATGTGGGAATATTCGCTTTGGTCAGCTGTTCGAAGACCCAATCGCGAAATTGTGCTCTTAACTCTTGGTCCAGTTTGCTGAACGGTTCGTCAAGCAGGGCGAGTTTAGGCTTGGCTAACAACATACGAGTTAAGCTTATTCTTGCGCGTTGACCGCCAGATATTTGATCCGGGAAAGATTCAGCTAAGTGAGTTAGCTCTATGTCTTTTAGTGCAGCCATTGCTTGCTGTTGGCGAGCGGAACCTTTAACAGAGTTCGGTAACGAAAAGGCCAAGTTTTCCCATACTTTGAGGTGCGGAAACAACAAGTCATCTTGAAACAAAATACCGACTTCACGCTGATGTGATGGAAGCTCGTCGAGCTGAATATCGTTCAACACAACGGTGCCAGAATACGAAAACTCTTCACTTAAGTGACCAGCAATCGCATCCAGTAAGGTCGACTTTCCGCAGCCACTCGGCCCCATCAAAGCCAGTATTTGGCCAGATTCTAATGTTACGTTTAGCGCTGAGAACAGCGAATCCCCATCGGTTTTACGGATGGCGAGGTCGTTGAGGTACAGACTCATTACTTAGGAGACCTTTAAAAGTAAGACGGCGATATCTAAGTTGAAGTCGGCTGACTAATATCGCTAAAGAGAAAAAGAACAGAGGCAATAGGGCCTGCCAAATGGCATAGATTGCTGTTACCCTGCGGTCGAAACCACTGGTTAGGGCAACGGCTTCTGTGGTGATCGTGCTAATGCGGCCTGCGCCGAGCATCAATGTTGGCAAGTACTGAGCCAAACTCACGCTGATCCCGACCGCCCAAGCAAAGGCGATAGCAGGAAGCAAGATTGGCAGTTTGATTGAATACCAACTCTGAAATGGCGATTTACCTAGGCTCAGCGAGGCTTTAATCAACCCATCATTGAAGCTTTTCCACGGGCCGTCCAAAGACAGATACACAAACGGGAAAGCAAAGAAAACATGCGCCCAAACCACCCAGAACTCATAGGCACTACTGCCGATGTAGAGGGTCGTGACTTGCATACCAAACAATACCGAGAGTTGAGGTATTAACATTGGGATAGCGATAATGAAGCCCGGAACTTGCCACTTGTATTTGATTCTGTATTCGTGAGCAACCAACGCAAGCAACAAAGCGACTGAAGCCGCAATCAGACCAATCCATAAGCTTTGACCAACGGTGCTCATGATGCCACCCCACTCGAACTCCCAGAAGCGCATGCTATAGCGGCTCGGCAGTAAATCAGGGAAGCGCCAACGCTGAGCAACGCTCCAAATTACCATCAATGGAATGATCAGCAGTGAAAGACTAGCAAGCACTGTGAATACCGTTTTCCCCGGGAGGTTTGCCCCTGTTCTTCCGGAATACTGCCAAGTTCGAAAGTACTTAAGAACCGCCCATTCAACTAAACGTGCCAAGGCGATGATCAACGAAGCTAAACCAAATAAAACGATGGCACCAGCAGCAGCTCGCGGAAGTAGGTTAAGATCAGGATCGTTGAACCATTGCCATACCAAAACGGCAAAGGTCGGCGGGTTGGTTGGGCCAATGATCAGAGCAATATCGACAACCGAGACACTGTAAGCGAGTACCGCCAGCATTGGGAAACGAAGCTTAGTAAACCATTGTGGGAAAATACATTTCCACCAGATCTGAGCGCGGCTGTAACCGAGTGATGCACTGACCTTGGTGATACGCTCTACATCAATTTGCTGAAGTATCGAAATGCTCATCAGCAACAAGAAAGGGACTTCTTTGAGTGCGAGCATAATAATTAAGCCGAACGCGTATGGGTCTTTCACCAATAACGCTAACTCAGAGCTGGTAGCCGATTCGCCGAGCAAGTGATGTACCGCTCTTGCGCCAAGCCCCGTTGGGCTAAACAGAAAAGCAAAGCCGATAGCGAAAGCCACATGTGGAATAGCAAGCATTGGTGATAGCGTTAACTCAATCTTTCTCCAAAACTTGTTTCCCCAAGAGGCTTGAAGAATACAAAAGGTCAGGAAGCAGGCTATATAGCTGCTTGCAATTGCTGAACCTAGGCTTAAGCCAATAGAGTGCCAAGCCCTTTCCCATTGAAAGACTTGGCTAAAACCGTTGAGTGTTGGCTCCTTTAAACCAAGGGGCGGGATGAAACTCAGTGACGAAGCCACGACTCCCGCTACCCCAGGAATGGTTGGGGTAATGCATACAGCTATAACAACAAAATATAGAGCGCGTAGCATGAAGACTAGTTACCGTATCGCTTAAGCCACTCTTTCTCGAGCGCGTTTTGCCAGCTAGGGTGTGGTTCATCAACCGATTTAAATTGTTGGGTGTTTTTAGCGCTGCCAGTGAGGTACTTGCTGCTCAGAACCGAAGGATCGCCCCAAACATTGAGGTCACCCTTGCGAGACTGTGCTTCAGGGCTCAGTAAGAAGTTAATGGTCACTTGAGCACCCGCGGTTGCATTGGCGTTCCAAGGAATCGCAAGGAAGTGAATGTTAGATAGAGCACCGCTTTCTAGAGCATAAGCCTTAGTGGTTTCGGCTAGGCGACCACTTGCTTGTGCTGAATAAACAGAGTTTGGATTAAACGTAATCGCGAGATCGATCTGTCCGTCATCCAGAAGTTGGATGCTTTCCGATGTGCCTGCTGGGAATTGTTTGCCACCGCGCCACGCCACTTTATGGAATTTATCTAAGTAAGCCCAAAGTGGTGCCGTCACTTCTTGGAAGTTGTCTTCTGAAACCGGCTGAGCCAGCGCAGGGTTATTGTTTGTTAGTTCAATCAGTAGTGATTTAATGAAGCTCGTGCCATGAAATTCTGGTGGGCGAGGGTAGCTTAAGCGGTTCGGGAAAGCCTGAGCGTAGCTCAACATCTCTGAGAATGATTGTGGTGGATTGTGCAGCGTCTCTTGATCGTGAATGAACACAAGTTGTCCCACGCCCCACGGTGCTTCTAAGCCTTCTGTCGGCTCCGAGAAATCAACATCGATTGGCAAAGACTTATCGACATACTGCCAATTTGGAAGTGATTCCGTAAATGGCCCAAACAATAGCGCGTTGTCTTTCATCGAGCGGAAGTTCTCGCCATTAATCCAGACGATATCGACGCTGCCTTCACTGTTCTTTCCTGCTGCTTTTTCAGCAAGCAGTCGAGTGGTGCTTTCCGCAATATCGGTCACTTTCACATGCTTTAACGTGACACCGTAGTCACTTTGTAATTTCTTGCCTGCCCACTGTAGGTAACGATTGATCTCTTGGCTTCCGCCCCAAGCGTGAAAGTAGACAGTTTCTCCTTCTGCCTGCTGTTCTATTTGGTTCCAGCTGTCGGTGGATGTTGCTTCATCAGCATAAATGGTTGCGCTGTATGCAACGGTTGCCATGATTCCTAACGTACTTACTATCTTGTTCATAAACTTTTCCATTTGGTAGTGAACGGGCAAGAGCATTGTATTTTCAAACTCCCTAGGGCGTATTGACCTTTCGCGGTTAAAGAAAGATCAACATGCGCTAATAGTTATTCTATCTGTTTCTGAAATAAATTCTAATTCAACAGTAAATTCAATCAATTACTTGAGAACAAACAGGGAGTTCGCGGTTGAGTTTTGTTCGATACGTAATCATCTCGAAAACTCGACAGACTCTAGGCTTTTGCCATCCTAGCAACAGACCGCTGAACCGTTGAATTTATTGCATCTAAATGAGAGATTTTTGAGGTTTATTGGAGGTTGGTACGAAAAGTCGGCGATGAGCGTCAATTTTGAAGAAGTAGTGACGGCAAGCTGGCAATAAAAAAGGAGCCATCAGGCTCCTTTAATCAGTATTTGGTTTCGATGACGGATTAGTTTACCCAGTCACGAATTGTGTACGTTAGCGTGTGTACATCGTTTTTCAGTACTAGCGTATCGTTTGTTAGAGTTACGTCGCTCCACTCGCTTAGAGTAGCAGAAACCGATTGTTCGATTTCCATCGCAGAGCCGTGACACATTTTCATTGTCATGCCCATTTGCTTGATACGGAATTGACCGTCTTTCAGCTCGCCTTGACCGAAGAAGTTGTTACAACCAGCCATGCCGTTTGCAGTCATCTTTTCGCCGATCTCTAGACGAGGAGCTGCTTGGTCTTCGCTTTTCACAATGTCCTTGCCATCAATTTGCGCAAGTTCCCAATTATGGTGCTGTAGATCGGTTGGCGTTACTTGCATCGCGTTGTCACCTGTTGTTGTGCATGCTGCTAGCATCATAGGTAAAGCGGCTACTGCTAGTAATTTTTTTGAACTAAACTTCATATTATAAGGCTCCAAAGGAAAGAACGAAGTTACCGAATAAGTGTAACTTGATGGGTTCAAAGTATAGTTTACAAAACACTATATGTGTCAGTATAAGGTCATAGTTTAGTATGGATTTCATGAGCCAGGCGACAAATTAATCGCTTATTTTTGAGAGAGTAAGCGTAATTTTGAATGTGTAAGGAGGCATGGTGGAGCAGTTAGAGTTTTTCCAAGTTCCAAGCCCTTGCGTTGGGGTTTGTTCAAGCGATGACAAAGGCTATTGCAATGGTTGTATGCGCAAAAGAGAAGAGCGATTTAATTGGATGTCGATGACA
This window contains:
- a CDS encoding sodium-dependent transporter, coding for MATSNTTTTPRDTWGSKLGFVMAAAGSAVGLGNIWKFPYTAGESGGGAFVAIYLFFVIFIGFSVMLTEFAIGRHTQKSAVGAFKTTDRRWTFAGVIGVVSGLLIMGFYPVVGGWSIAYIGKIAGGLLDAPEAIGDSFGGFISNPVQPLMWMGLYLLLNIVIVMKGISGGIEKAGKILMPLLFIILIVVSIKGIMLPGAMAGLEFLFSPDFSKVDSGVILAALGQAFFSLSLGMGCMLTYGSYLKKKENLVQTTAMVTAMDTGVAILAGVAMFPAMFAFGMEPAAGPGLVFVVVPQLFAEMGGVVGLLFALMFFVGLSVAALTSSVSLLEVVVSYLIDEKGMKRVTAVLSASVVMAILCIFASLSLGGFGPTLFGTGAFDIFDLLTDKIFLAVGGMLVCIFAGWRLNRADLEKEITNDGEVSFPLFGLWYTLVKYIIPVAIAIVAFMGISSGFDSGKGAIMLLGIGIIAGSAVISKKL
- a CDS encoding methyl-accepting chemotaxis protein, which translates into the protein MKLSVRKKLYAGFGSILAVLVTLVSIVWIEVIGAHKSADEIRMDDVPGTVTYLVLIDEAGDVYRDALGAIIQADNALNDYRTNKKEFAQAIEQAKRLESRGSEDHRRIQRIEDLMGRFTQEFESKLVPKINDEAALLANIQQLRSLYESNLIPIENLLDQASASERADTEQSLLTLTDTFTTIERTIMVLSAIAIVFGCVIAYLLSSSITNRLTRVEQVARRVANGDLTAGDIVDDSGDELADLATSINQMQKSLVDLLGSISSVTNQVQSVTGELSSISKDIVSGASAQADKANLIATAAEELSLTISEVAQQGTSTYEEARRSETSAEDGRNVIVEMVASIQQVSTQMSDMSLQMNTLGSHGEQIGSVIKVIEDIAEQTNLLALNAAIEAARAGEFGRGFAVVADEVRALAERTTKATQEVSGIIQSIQSGTQEAVTYTQDNCRLVEIGVEQSSGAVSALEAIVSGAGNVQSMVNSIATAAEEQTAVTKEIAADITAISDISEQSLQLATRSSENTSGLNAKVAELEALVGKFKLA
- the cls gene encoding cardiolipin synthase, translating into MEKLYHFLTLASVALYWVLVAGVTFRVVLKRRSVSVSLAWLMVIYIIPIVGVACYFLFGELNLGRKRAERAHRMFTPFGDWFRKLDDCQLHLPGKVGSPIHKIDELCNNRMGIPALSGNTLSLQASPNEILHAIIEDIENAQTSIKMVFYIWHPGGLTDSVASALIQAAKRGVDVKVLLDSAGSPRFFKSHWRSMMKDAGVQVVQALEVSPWRILIRRLDLRQHRKIIVIDETIAYTGSMNMVDPAHFKQSSGVGQWIDVMVRVTGPTVNVLSAIHGWDWEVETGERILPDLPECPVEEVMTHHPVQVVPSGPGMPEYLILQVLTIAINQANHSVRITTPYFVPSADLLETLKMTAQRGVNVELIIPHNNDSLMVKWASRAFYTELLEAGVKIYEFYGGLLHTKSVVIDEEFCLIGTVNIDMRSLWLNFEVTLAVDDVHFTQQLSELQQSYIESSHPVELEQWEQRNLRNRFFERLFYLFNPLL
- a CDS encoding class I SAM-dependent methyltransferase, with protein sequence MEASALPLFFSHIEQQLNEVPNELRRIFHGRGKFWPGLEQLTCDWVDGQLLVNVFKEVDDEFLSSLKAGLVELTNKDIWQSKQGTSIVLQHRYADGAPSEVLWGELNDSPVVVEHGLKYQLDIGRNQNFGLFLDMRNGRQWVQDNAKDKNVLNLFAYTCGFSVAAIAGGARQCMNVDMSRGSLNKGRDNHRLNDHDMRSVNFLGYDIFKSWGKIKKGGPYELVIIDPPSFQKGSFALTKDYKKILRRLPELLTEGGEVIACVNSPAVSPNFLIETMSEEAPSVEFIERLDNPPEFVDVDLDSSLKVLRFKINASADA
- a CDS encoding TIGR01621 family pseudouridine synthase yields the protein MFDILLNHSDFLLINKHPGVSVHKDDGDTMLLQEVAKAINEPKLYLVHRLDKMTSGILLLAKNASAASELSQLFAKREVEKYYLAIGSKKPKKKQGLISGDMERSRRSSWKLLTSKENPAITQFLSATAEPGERLLLCKPYTGRTHQIRVAMKSIGSAIVGDPIYNPSSEADRGYLHAFAIRFTYQSQAYEYVCDPRSLDSLGEKWHQETVSNGLDSWLEPWSLTWPKLNTK
- a CDS encoding cystathionine beta-lyase, translated to MSENKTTKLITAGRDKKWTNGVVNPPVQRASTVVFNSVEEKRKATINRANKTLFYGRRGTNTHFAFQDAMVEVEGGAGCALYPCGTAAISNAILSFVETGDHILMVDTCYEPTRDFCDTIMKKMGVETTYYEPTIGEGIQDLIKPNTKVLFTESPGSVTMEVQDIPTLARIAHEHDIIVMLDNTWAAGVNFSPFEFGVDISIQAATKYIVGHSDVMLGTAVANEKCWDQLREQSYLMGQCVSPDDAYLGLRGIRTLDVRLRQHAESSLKVAKWLETRPEVDHVRHPALESCPGHEFFTRDFTGGNGLFSFVLKNSNTKATTDLLDGMTHFSMGYSWGGFESLILANEPNSFDSLRTVANPNFEGTLIRVHIGLEDVDDLIADLEAGLERYNALV